The segment TCGACTGGGAAGACCGGCTGTACTACGCCTCTGACTATTTCGAGCGGCTCTACGGGTATGCCGTGGAGCTCATAAAGAGGGGCAAGGCCTATGTGGATGACCAGAGCGCCGAGGAGATCCGCCAGTCTCGCGGCACTCTCAAGGAGCCCGGCACGAACAGCCCCTGGCGCGAGCGCGGCGTGGAGGAGAATCTGGACCTCTTCGCCCGTATGCGCGCGGGCGAGTTCCCGGACGGCTCCCGCGTTTTGCGCGCCAAGATCGACATGGCTTCCCCCAATGTCGTCCTGCGCGATCCCGCCCTCTACCGCATCAAGCATGTGCATCATCATCGCACCGGCGACGCGTGGCGCATCTACCCCATGTACGATTTCGCCCACTGCCTGTCGGACTCCATCGAGGGCGTCACGCACTCCATCTGCACCCTGGAGTTCGAGAACAACCGCCCCCTCTATGATTGGATTTTGGACGCGCTGGGCGTGTTCCACCCGCAGCAGATCGAATTTGCGCGCCTGAACCTCACGTACACCGTGCTTTCCAAGCGCAAGCTCATCCACCTCGTGAAGGAGGGGATCACCACGGGTTGGGACGATCCCCGTATGCCGACCCTTTCCGGCATCCGCAGGCGCGGGTTCACACCCGAAGCCCTGCGCGACTTCTGCGAGCGCATCGGCGTGGCCAGGTGCGACAACATGGTGGAGTACAGCCTGCTGGAGCACTGCCTGCGCGAGGACCTGAACGAGCGAGCGCCCCGCGTCATGGCGGTGCTCCGGCCGCTCAAGGTCGTCATTGAGAACTACCCGGAGGGGCAGACGGATGAGTTCGACTTCCCCTGGCACCCGGAAAAGGACATGGGGTCGCGCGCCGTGCCGTTTTCCAGGGTCGTGTATATCGAGCAGGACGACTTTCGCGAGGATCCACCCAAGGGCTTCCACAGGCTGTCCCCTGGCAAGGAGGTGCGCCTGCGCTATGCCTATTACATCACCTGCCGCGAGGTGGTGAAGGACGAGGCCGGAAACATCGTGGAACTGCGCTGCACCTACGATCCCGAGAGCCGCGGCGGCGGAACGCCGGACGGCCGCAAGGTCAAGGGCACCCTGCACTGGGTGAGCGCGGCCCACGCCGTGGACGCGGAGGTGCGGCTGTACGATCTGCTGTTCACCAAGGCCAACCCCGGCGCGGAGGAGGACTTTACCGCCTGTGTCAACCCCGATTCGCTGGAAGTGGTGCGGGCCAAGCTGGAGCCCTCGCTTTCGGCAGTTGAACCCGGTTGGCGCTGCCAGTTCGAGCGCCTGGGCTACTTCTGCGCCGACGAGAAGGACTCGAAGCCTGGTGCGCCAGTGTTCAATCGCGCCGCCACCCTCAAGGACACCTGGGGCAAGATCGAGAAGCGGCAGGGCGGAAGATAGTCCGCTGACCATTGTCCTTTGGGGCCGTTTCGGATGATCCGGGGCGGCCTTTTTTATTTCTTGACGGCGAAGCTTCATCTTGTTAGTTGTGCATACAAGTCAAAGGCGTGAGCTAGGGAAGAGTGAATGAAGAAGTCCCATGAAATGGTGCACCATTGTCTGTATTTCACAGCCAACTCCCTGGGCCGCGCCATGACGCGCCTGGCGGAGGAGGCCTTTCGTCCGACGGGGCTTTCGCCTTCGCACGCCTTCGTACTCATGCTTGCGGCGGAGGAACCTGGCATAGGTCCCGGCGAACTTGCGGAGCGGCTGGCGCTGGCTCCGTCAACGGTAACGCGTTTCGTGGACGCGCTGGTGCTCAAAGGGCTGCTGTCGCGCACGGCAGAGGGCCGCGCGGCGCGGCTTGCGGCGACTCCGGCGGGCTTGGCCCTGCTCAAGGGCGTGGAGCAGGCCTGGAAACGGCTGCACGCCGCCTATCTTGACGTGCTTGGCCCGGAATCAGACCGTTTGGCGCGAGAGCTTGACGAGGCCTGTCGCAAGTTGGAGGGCAGGGCAGAGGCATAGGCGTCCCAGGCGGGCCGCTGCGAAAAATTGTTATTTTTGTTTGTACACACAAAGAAGGAGCGAACATGAAGCGGAACCTTGGGCCCGTCAACGCCCTGTACCCCTCCTTGACCACCATAATCGGAACCGTGGTGGACGGCCGGGCGAATTTCCTGGCCGTGGCCCATGTGGGCATCATGAACCATGGGCAGCCGCAGTATCTGTCGTTTGGCATCAACACTGCGCACTATTCCGGCCAGGGCATCCACAAGCATCGTGAGTTCAGCGTGTGCATTCCCAGCGAGGACATGGTGAGGGAGACGGATTATGTGGGGCTTGTGAGCGGGAAAAACACCGACAAATCCAGCTTGTTCGAGCTGTTTCGTGGAGAACTTGCACATGCTCCCCTGATCAGGCGTTGCCCTGTGTGCATGGAGTGTCGTCTGGACCGCGTGCTTGACTTCGGAAAGCATGAGGTGTTTGTCGGCGAGATCGTCGCGACCCACGTAGACGAGGACGTGCTGCGCCAGGATGGAAAGATCGACATCGCCCGTGTGCGTCCGCTGCTCTTTGATTTCTCCAGCGTTACGTACTGGGGCCTCGGAGACGAGGTGGCGGAATGCTGGAGCGTCGGCAAAACGCTCAAGGGACGGCCCGCGTAGGCTGCACAGCTAGGCGCCGCATAGCCCCAAAGCGTTCCAGGGAGAGGGCGCTTGCCTTGCTGTTTCGGTGAACATGGCCCGGACTTCGCTGGACGTGGGAATGATTCCCGGGCGGAAGGGAGACGCCCAGGGGTCGCCGCGGAGCAGGGCGAGAGCCCAGCGGCACACGTCCGGCCCGAAAGCTCCGGGAGTCTCCGCCACCAGCAGGGCCTTGGAATGGCCGTCCAGGTCGGCGGGCATTCTGCGCGATGGCGGGCAGAAGGCCTGCAATCTCTGCACATGGGCGATGCCGCCGCCGGAAAGGACCAGTCGCAGCCAAAAGTCCCACTGGGCCAGGCGCAGTCCGGAGCGCAGGCCTCCCAGGCGTTCCCACGCTTCACGGCGCACCAGCGCGGCCGGGCCGACGGGGTTTGTGCGGGACAGCTGCTCCGGATGGAACGGGCGCAGACGGACCAGAGGGGAACCGCAGGGGCTTCCTGCCGTATGCGCTGCATAGGCCGCCTGAGCGTGATCCTGTTCAAGGGCCGCAAGGCAGCTGCCCAGGAACTTCGGACTGAGCAGCGCGCCTTCCGGCACAAGGGCCAAGACGCCCTGGTCGGCATCGCGGGCGGCCGCGTTCATGGCCATGCCAGGCGTCATTCCCGTGGCGTTGAGCACCCGTATGCTGTTCAGACCGAGGGCGTTGCAGAGGAACTCGGGATCCTGCGCACTCGGCGCGTGGGGGACGGCGCTGGCCAGAACCACATCGATTCGGCCAGGGCCTATGTCTTGTGCTGCGAGCGAAGCCAGGGTGCGCATGAGGGCGGCGCGTGCGCTCAAGCGATGGTGGATGAGCAGCCGAATGCGTTCGTTGGCGGTCATTGCGCGCTCCCTTCCATGGGTTGGCGGTCGGGCACGGTCCGTGTGCCAAATTCAAGCTCTATCGCGTGCTTCATCGGCTTACAGCATGGGAAACTTTAGGCCGGGCCGCGCGTTGGGACTGGTTGGCGTCGGCTTTTCCTGTCATAGTCCTTGCATACGCCAGTGCGTTGGTGCACGGCAAGCCGGCCGCGCCGGTCCGGATTTCGGGAGGGGTTGGGATGGATCAAGACGCCACGCCGCTGGTCGCCCAGGCGGTGAGCCGGGCTGAAGCCGTCATGGATGGCGACGCCATCGACGATTTGCTGCTGACGGCAGACGGCAAGGCCTGGCGGCTTTGGGGGCGCGGTGGCCGCGTGCGCGAGTCGGCTTTGGCCGCCGGTGTCCCGCAACGATCGCTGCCCGTGCTTCTTGGGCCGAGTCTGGGGCCTTGCCTGGAGGCGCTGCTTGCGCGCGGCGGTCCGGTTGCGGTTGTGGACCGCGAAGCGGCCGCGTGGGAACTCACTGGCTTGCGTCGACGTTTTGGCGGATCGGCCGGGTTGCTGTGGCTTGATGCGGGCGATGCGCGCGCTGTGCTCGACGCCCTGACCCGCTGGCAGGCCGAGTGGGGGGGGATGCCTTTTGCGCCTTTGGCCGCGCCGGGCGCGCGGAGGATTTCTCCTGAACTCTACGGCGCGCTATTCGACACCCTTGCCGCCAGCGCCAAGGCGAATTTCTGGGACCGCGCCGCATACCCGAAATTTCAATCCACGACGCCGCGCGTGCTGTTTCTTGACCGGCCCTATTTCCTGAACAGGGAGATAAAGGACGCTCTGACGCGCATGGGCGTCGCCTGGTCCCCGTTGCCTGTGCCCATGGAGGACCGGGGCAGCACGGCTTTTGTCGAGGGCTTGTTGCGCCGGATCCTGGAGTTCAAGCCCGACCTGCTTCTTACGGTGAACCATTTTGGGCTGGACCGCGAGGGGCGGTTGGCCGAACTGCTGGAACGCCTCGGACTGCCGCTGGCCTCCTGGTTTGTGGATAATCCGCTGCTCATTCTCTCCCGCTATGCGGGCTTGGCGCGGCCGGGCACTGCGTTGTTCACCTGGGACGAGGACAATGTCGCCGCGCTGCGCGATGCCGGATATGCCCATGTGCATTATTTGCCGCTGGCCACCGATGTTCACCGTTTTCGCCCCGGACTTCCCCAAGGCCCAGAGAGCTGGCGTTCCCGAATCTCCTTCGTGGGAGATTCCATGACGCGCGCCGTCGCCGAGAGCCTCGCCGCCTGCGCGTGCGTTCCCGAGCTGTGCGCGGCATACCGCGATATCGCCGCCGGATACGGCGCCGCCCAGGAACGCGGGGTGGAGGCATACCTCTCCCTCGCGCATCCGCACATCGCCAAGCGGCTGCAGTCCGAGGTCGACCTCGCCCTGCGCCTGTCCTGCGAGGCGCTGCTCACCTGGGAGGCCACCCGGCAGTATCGCCAAGCCTGCGTGCGCGCGGTGGAGCCCTTGGCCCCCCTGGTTGCCGGGGACGCCGATGGCTGGCGCGCGGCCCTGGGGGCGGGAACGTCCGCGCGTGTCATGCCCCGGTTGGACTACTACGACGATCTGCCGCGCTTCTACCCCATGAGCCAGGTGAATCTGAACTGCACGAGCAGACAGATGAAGGGCGCGGTGAACCAGCGGGTGTTCGACATCCCGGCCTGCGGCGGCTTTGTGCTGACGGACAGGCGGGAGCAGCTGGACCGTTTGTTCGAGCCCGGACGGGAGAGCGTGGCGTACGACTCGCCGGAGGAGTTGCCCGAGGTCGCCTCGCGTTGCCTTGCCGATGAGGATTTGCGCCGCAGGGTGGTGCAGGCTGCGCACGCGCGCATACTGGCGGAGCACACCTATGAGCACCGCCTGTCGCGGCTGCTGGAGATCATGCGCGCGTCCTTCGGCGAGCATCGTGCGGAGCGTTTTGCCCCGCGGTCTTGAGAATTCTGCGGGAGTCTGCCATAGTTGAACCGGCGGTTTGCGCCGTCCATCAAGCGCGGAGGGCGCGGTGTCCGACGAGCAGTCCAACCATACCGGTCAGGCGGCCCCCCCTGCGGGAGTCGTGTTCACGTGCGCCTCTTGCGGGCATGTCCAGCCGCTCCCAGCGAGGTTTGGCGGCCGCAAGGCCCGCTGTCCCAAGTGCAAAACGCCCGGCGTTGTCGGCGCTTTGCCTGTTGCCGAGCCTGGCGTCGATGATGTGAAGCTCGACGATCTGGTCGCCGAGGAGTCGATCGCAGAGCCCGCTCCTGCTCTGGCAGAACCTGTGGCCATTGAGTCCGAACCGTCCGCCAGCATGGCCGATGTTTCGGATGCCAGGCGCATGTTTTTGAGGAATCCTGGTGTGAATCTGCTGGCTGGCGTCGTCGGCGGGGGGCATCTGCTGCTCTCCTGCCTCGCGTTGGCGATGCTCACGCTGTCTCCTGGGCCGGGCGGGCTTTTCGTCGGTCATGCCCTTGCGTTGACCCTTGCCCCGGCCGTGTTCGGCTCCTTGCTTCTTGCCCTGCGCGGACGCTTTCCCGTGGCTCTCGCCGGGCCGGATCCCTCTGCCACGCTGTGCGTCTTTCTCCTTTTGGCCGCCGTGTCGTCCGATCTTTCGGGCCGGGTTCCCCCCGCAGTTTTGGCCGCCACATGTTTTGCCGCCCTGCCTGCCGCCGCATTTGTTTCCGGTGCGCTGGGGGGGCTGCTTTCGCGTCTGCGGTTCGCTGACCGTGTGCGATTTTTGCCCGGAGAGGTGCTGGGCGGTATGATCGCAGGGTTCGGTCTGCTGCTGGTCAAGGCCTGGGTTCCGGTCCTGGCCGCAACCGACCCCGCGTTGGCAGCGTTGCACGCCTTGCCGCTGGACGAATTCCTTCCGGGGCTGGGGCGCACCGTTTCCGCCTGGGGGCCGACAGTGGGGTTCGGACTGGCGCTTTTCGCCATCAGGCTCGCCACTCGGAGCCTCTTGTGGCCGCTCCTGCTCGCCGTATTTGCCTTAGGGCTCTGGAACCTGCTGGCCCTGCATTCCGGCTTGGTCCCGGACTGGACCGCGCCAGCAGCGGCCCTGGCGGCCTCCCAGAGGTCCCTGCCCGCCATGCTCGACCTTGATTCCGCCTTAAGGCTTTTGGAACCCGGCTTGTTCCAGTCCGTGGACTGGACTGCGCTGGTTTCTCGGACGGATTATTTCGCAGCCGTGGCTGCCGTCGTCATCCTTCCGTCCCTTGTCCGCACGCCCATCCTGGAATCCGTTTCGGCCTGCGACGCGCAGCCTG is part of the Humidesulfovibrio mexicanus genome and harbors:
- a CDS encoding CgeB family protein, which codes for MDQDATPLVAQAVSRAEAVMDGDAIDDLLLTADGKAWRLWGRGGRVRESALAAGVPQRSLPVLLGPSLGPCLEALLARGGPVAVVDREAAAWELTGLRRRFGGSAGLLWLDAGDARAVLDALTRWQAEWGGMPFAPLAAPGARRISPELYGALFDTLAASAKANFWDRAAYPKFQSTTPRVLFLDRPYFLNREIKDALTRMGVAWSPLPVPMEDRGSTAFVEGLLRRILEFKPDLLLTVNHFGLDREGRLAELLERLGLPLASWFVDNPLLILSRYAGLARPGTALFTWDEDNVAALRDAGYAHVHYLPLATDVHRFRPGLPQGPESWRSRISFVGDSMTRAVAESLAACACVPELCAAYRDIAAGYGAAQERGVEAYLSLAHPHIAKRLQSEVDLALRLSCEALLTWEATRQYRQACVRAVEPLAPLVAGDADGWRAALGAGTSARVMPRLDYYDDLPRFYPMSQVNLNCTSRQMKGAVNQRVFDIPACGGFVLTDRREQLDRLFEPGRESVAYDSPEELPEVASRCLADEDLRRRVVQAAHARILAEHTYEHRLSRLLEIMRASFGEHRAERFAPRS
- a CDS encoding glutamine--tRNA ligase/YqeY domain fusion protein, with the translated sequence MTTSENASGEACPAAPVNFIRARVAEDVSSGKNGGRVMTRFPPEPNGYLHIGHAKSICLNFGLSREFGGVTNLRFDDTNPAKEEVEYVESIMRDVKWLGFDWEDRLYYASDYFERLYGYAVELIKRGKAYVDDQSAEEIRQSRGTLKEPGTNSPWRERGVEENLDLFARMRAGEFPDGSRVLRAKIDMASPNVVLRDPALYRIKHVHHHRTGDAWRIYPMYDFAHCLSDSIEGVTHSICTLEFENNRPLYDWILDALGVFHPQQIEFARLNLTYTVLSKRKLIHLVKEGITTGWDDPRMPTLSGIRRRGFTPEALRDFCERIGVARCDNMVEYSLLEHCLREDLNERAPRVMAVLRPLKVVIENYPEGQTDEFDFPWHPEKDMGSRAVPFSRVVYIEQDDFREDPPKGFHRLSPGKEVRLRYAYYITCREVVKDEAGNIVELRCTYDPESRGGGTPDGRKVKGTLHWVSAAHAVDAEVRLYDLLFTKANPGAEEDFTACVNPDSLEVVRAKLEPSLSAVEPGWRCQFERLGYFCADEKDSKPGAPVFNRAATLKDTWGKIEKRQGGR
- a CDS encoding flavin reductase family protein, with the protein product MKRNLGPVNALYPSLTTIIGTVVDGRANFLAVAHVGIMNHGQPQYLSFGINTAHYSGQGIHKHREFSVCIPSEDMVRETDYVGLVSGKNTDKSSLFELFRGELAHAPLIRRCPVCMECRLDRVLDFGKHEVFVGEIVATHVDEDVLRQDGKIDIARVRPLLFDFSSVTYWGLGDEVAECWSVGKTLKGRPA
- a CDS encoding MarR family winged helix-turn-helix transcriptional regulator, with protein sequence MKKSHEMVHHCLYFTANSLGRAMTRLAEEAFRPTGLSPSHAFVLMLAAEEPGIGPGELAERLALAPSTVTRFVDALVLKGLLSRTAEGRAARLAATPAGLALLKGVEQAWKRLHAAYLDVLGPESDRLARELDEACRKLEGRAEA
- a CDS encoding glycosyltransferase family 2 protein, which translates into the protein MTANERIRLLIHHRLSARAALMRTLASLAAQDIGPGRIDVVLASAVPHAPSAQDPEFLCNALGLNSIRVLNATGMTPGMAMNAAARDADQGVLALVPEGALLSPKFLGSCLAALEQDHAQAAYAAHTAGSPCGSPLVRLRPFHPEQLSRTNPVGPAALVRREAWERLGGLRSGLRLAQWDFWLRLVLSGGGIAHVQRLQAFCPPSRRMPADLDGHSKALLVAETPGAFGPDVCRWALALLRGDPWASPFRPGIIPTSSEVRAMFTETARQAPSPWNALGLCGA